One segment of Paenibacillus sp. FSL R7-0337 DNA contains the following:
- a CDS encoding zf-HC2 domain-containing protein — protein MNCSTVKEWMPHYIDGQLSPEAQQAIYLHTLTCPGCAEWLEEARGLAAMWSDMEAGLDLNGQEPVLPHDFPDLTGDVMARIGQLENGRRERIVKSTMTRRRTTRGTSWMHYGVAVGLTFLLLQLGVFENLAYGITEINGHMSTSVSSWFGPQGNNK, from the coding sequence ATGAATTGTTCAACAGTAAAAGAGTGGATGCCGCATTATATAGATGGACAGTTGTCACCAGAGGCCCAGCAGGCCATCTATCTGCATACCCTGACCTGCCCCGGCTGCGCGGAATGGCTGGAGGAGGCGCGCGGGCTTGCGGCGATGTGGAGCGATATGGAAGCCGGGCTTGATCTTAACGGGCAGGAGCCCGTGTTGCCGCATGACTTCCCTGATTTGACCGGGGATGTTATGGCAAGGATCGGCCAGCTGGAGAACGGGCGCAGAGAACGAATCGTGAAATCCACCATGACCAGACGGCGCACGACCCGGGGAACCTCCTGGATGCATTACGGTGTGGCAGTTGGTCTGACGTTTCTCCTGCTGCAGCTTGGCGTATTTGAGAATTTGGCCTATGGCATTACTGAAATCAACGGGCATATGTCCACATCGGTCAGTTCCTGGTTCGGCCCGCAAGGTAACAATAAATAA
- a CDS encoding collagen binding domain-containing protein has product MKKKTIGAWLVVVMLITQFASGFGFMTKVKADGTEITDPLITSVTMSVYDNGVPVTDVVYKQGAEVKLTYNWELPDNHNFKGGDTYSFDLPDKFVLASDIKNVALVADGMNLGYFDVIKGSPNKVVMTLGNDVDKFFGVHGSFTIKTSFDMSKFTETTVQTIVFPIDGGNQTVTITFKPKVDLTISKSGVPKGTNSGNLNAKQIVWSVDVNKVLDSVYGANLLDTIPAGLTLTNPLDVKVYDLNVKLNGSVTQGSEISNSRYSVTTPSGNLNVAFNESPIIGAYRIQFTTDITDATKTNFTNNASFSGTNLQAVPASATVNVTRGAYLSKKSSDYHSATQVTYWEINYNYNESSVLKDDAVLKDYFDDSQELVKGSVKVFPVNFLTDAAGTVGSTEVSNYTVNPATQPEKNGFELKFNENINSAYQIQYQTKAIKRVEGPETINNSVTSGSTTVPGVRTIDQVIINKSASVNYNSKKVTWTVAINGDSYPMENVVVKDIFTNKGLEIIPETIVVKQGTSTITTGYTIENLVNTTGFNVVFSSPISGPYTISYDTYFDNKRLNYDWLTKDADFVNQATVEWNNPNSTELKTKTVTANFDLVSAEKANGYKSGSYNAKEKEITWTVGVNFNRHTLVNAKVTDVLLDNQKFVPSSVEIHTMNVNGDGGYSKGSIKLAPGTDYNVSYNEVSKLLQIDFTKTITTGYVITFKTSLKGQLTNTSTLNNTANLYSGTKPESKDLKASVTIPKAGEYVTKSGTQNNLNIKWTVNINHNQSYIESAKIVDDPSNNQILLPDSFKLYGTTVNSGGTVNKVATPLTKGTDYDLVITTDPDLGKQQFVLSFKAPIEKPYILEYESLIVANDGDTVSNSVKISGENSTTFTKQTSKDVPVALSDADGVGTGSRKNLKVVKEDSAQSSLKLSGATFTLYRKAGGTEAAFNTLTTDSKGEINFNNLWPGTYTLQEITAPAGYSLNPTRYPVTFNSTLETTVTVKNQKIATPTPVPTATPAPTATPTPAPTATPTTAPTTAPTTAPTTAPTTAPTTAPTTAPTTAPTTAPTTAPTTAPTTAPTTAPTTAPTAEPTTAPTTAPTTAPTTEPTTVPTSPPVYYTPTPETSSVPGVVVTSTPTPSVTPAPTVTPDASSTPGVTATPVITPAVTPAATPAQPGTVSTPTPQATQVTTIEEVPIDGEIPLGGIPSISDEPAHGTVTITPDGKWTYTPDPGYTGKDKFTIVVTDEDGNEEEITIEVGVDEVPKGTVTEPTDKGNNSGLPGKLPQTGEESPLPLYLTGGGLIILGVILSRRFNARKKM; this is encoded by the coding sequence ATGAAGAAAAAGACGATAGGCGCCTGGCTGGTTGTTGTAATGCTGATTACACAGTTTGCCAGCGGTTTCGGGTTCATGACGAAGGTTAAGGCGGATGGGACGGAGATAACAGATCCACTAATTACGAGTGTGACTATGTCAGTCTACGATAATGGTGTTCCTGTAACGGATGTTGTCTACAAGCAGGGGGCTGAGGTCAAGCTGACTTATAACTGGGAGCTTCCCGATAACCATAATTTTAAAGGGGGAGATACTTACTCCTTTGATTTGCCTGACAAATTTGTGCTCGCTTCAGATATTAAAAATGTGGCACTTGTGGCGGATGGAATGAATTTGGGATACTTTGATGTAATTAAAGGCAGCCCGAATAAGGTTGTAATGACGTTGGGCAATGATGTAGATAAGTTTTTCGGAGTGCATGGTTCCTTTACAATTAAAACCTCTTTTGATATGAGCAAATTCACCGAAACAACAGTACAGACGATTGTCTTCCCTATTGACGGCGGAAATCAGACAGTTACAATTACTTTCAAGCCTAAGGTAGACTTGACAATCTCCAAAAGCGGTGTTCCTAAAGGAACTAACTCAGGTAATCTAAATGCGAAACAAATTGTTTGGAGTGTCGACGTTAATAAAGTATTGGATAGCGTCTATGGAGCTAATCTCCTTGATACTATTCCTGCAGGTCTTACTTTGACTAATCCACTGGATGTTAAAGTATATGATCTGAATGTTAAACTTAACGGGTCAGTTACACAAGGGTCAGAAATTTCAAACTCCAGGTATTCGGTTACAACTCCTTCGGGTAATCTGAATGTCGCATTTAATGAATCGCCAATTATTGGCGCTTATCGGATTCAGTTCACTACCGATATTACTGATGCAACCAAAACAAACTTTACAAATAATGCTTCTTTCAGTGGAACAAACTTACAGGCTGTCCCTGCATCGGCAACAGTCAATGTTACTAGAGGAGCTTATCTGAGCAAAAAATCATCTGATTATCATTCTGCAACCCAGGTAACCTACTGGGAGATCAATTATAACTATAACGAGTCATCGGTTCTTAAAGATGATGCCGTGTTAAAGGATTATTTTGATGACTCACAGGAATTGGTAAAGGGTTCCGTAAAGGTATTTCCGGTAAATTTCCTGACAGATGCGGCTGGAACTGTTGGAAGCACTGAGGTTAGTAATTATACGGTTAATCCTGCAACCCAGCCTGAGAAGAACGGATTTGAACTGAAATTCAATGAAAACATCAACAGTGCGTACCAAATTCAGTATCAGACAAAGGCGATCAAGCGAGTTGAGGGACCTGAGACTATTAACAACTCGGTTACATCCGGATCTACAACTGTACCTGGAGTAAGAACTATTGATCAAGTGATTATTAATAAGTCTGCAAGTGTAAACTACAACAGTAAAAAGGTTACTTGGACAGTGGCTATTAATGGTGACAGTTATCCGATGGAGAATGTAGTGGTTAAGGATATTTTCACCAATAAAGGTCTGGAGATTATTCCCGAAACTATTGTTGTTAAACAAGGTACATCAACGATTACCACAGGTTATACTATTGAGAATCTAGTCAATACTACAGGTTTTAATGTTGTATTTAGTTCACCAATTAGTGGACCTTATACGATAAGTTATGATACTTATTTTGATAATAAAAGGCTGAATTATGATTGGCTTACAAAGGATGCTGATTTCGTAAATCAAGCGACGGTGGAATGGAATAATCCTAACTCCACGGAACTTAAAACAAAAACTGTAACTGCAAACTTTGATCTTGTTTCTGCAGAGAAAGCCAACGGTTATAAGAGTGGAAGCTACAATGCAAAAGAAAAGGAGATCACTTGGACAGTTGGTGTGAATTTTAACCGGCATACACTAGTAAATGCTAAAGTAACAGACGTACTTCTGGATAATCAAAAATTCGTGCCTTCTTCTGTAGAAATTCACACTATGAATGTCAATGGAGATGGTGGTTACTCCAAAGGATCAATTAAGCTTGCTCCGGGTACAGATTATAATGTTAGCTATAATGAAGTGAGTAAACTGCTGCAAATAGATTTCACAAAAACAATTACAACGGGTTATGTTATTACTTTTAAAACAAGTCTTAAAGGCCAATTGACTAATACATCAACGTTGAACAACACTGCTAACCTGTATAGTGGTACAAAACCGGAGTCCAAAGACCTCAAGGCTTCAGTGACGATTCCCAAAGCCGGCGAATATGTTACAAAGTCGGGAACACAGAATAATTTGAACATTAAATGGACTGTGAATATTAACCACAATCAGTCATACATTGAGTCAGCTAAAATAGTAGATGATCCAAGTAACAATCAAATCCTTCTTCCAGACTCGTTCAAACTGTATGGTACTACAGTTAATTCAGGAGGTACTGTTAATAAGGTGGCTACGCCGCTAACTAAGGGAACGGATTATGATCTGGTCATCACTACTGACCCTGATCTTGGTAAACAACAGTTTGTACTCAGTTTCAAGGCTCCTATAGAGAAACCTTATATTTTGGAGTATGAGTCACTGATTGTGGCCAACGATGGGGATACAGTTTCCAATAGTGTGAAAATAAGCGGAGAAAATTCTACAACGTTCACCAAGCAAACCAGCAAGGATGTTCCAGTTGCACTGTCAGATGCAGACGGCGTAGGAACAGGCAGTAGAAAAAACCTGAAGGTTGTTAAAGAGGATTCTGCCCAATCTTCACTTAAGTTAAGTGGTGCTACGTTTACACTTTATCGCAAAGCTGGAGGAACTGAAGCTGCCTTTAACACACTCACTACCGATTCTAAAGGGGAAATAAACTTTAATAATCTATGGCCGGGGACATATACATTGCAGGAAATTACTGCACCAGCCGGTTATAGCCTTAATCCTACTCGTTATCCAGTAACTTTTAATTCTACACTGGAAACGACTGTGACTGTGAAAAACCAGAAGATAGCAACGCCAACACCGGTGCCGACAGCAACACCGGCGCCAACAGCAACACCAACACCGGCGCCAACAGCAACACCAACAACGGCGCCAACAACAGCACCGACAACGGCGCCAACAACGGCGCCAACAACAGCACCGACTACGGCGCCAACGACAGCACCGACTACGGCGCCAACGACAGCACCGACTACGGCGCCAACAACAGCACCGACTACGGCGCCAACAACAGCACCGACTACGGCGCCAACGGCAGAACCGACAACGGCGCCAACGACAGCACCGACTACGGCGCCAACAACAGAACCGACAACGGTACCAACATCACCGCCGGTATACTACACACCTACACCTGAAACATCAAGTGTTCCTGGAGTAGTTGTTACATCAACACCGACACCGTCGGTAACACCGGCACCAACCGTGACTCCGGATGCTTCAAGTACTCCTGGGGTTACAGCAACACCTGTAATTACACCGGCAGTTACGCCAGCAGCCACACCGGCCCAGCCTGGAACGGTTAGCACTCCAACGCCGCAAGCTACACAGGTGACTACGATTGAGGAAGTGCCTATCGATGGTGAGATTCCGCTGGGGGGAATCCCTAGCATCAGTGATGAGCCGGCGCATGGTACAGTAACTATTACACCGGATGGCAAATGGACGTATACTCCAGATCCAGGCTACACCGGCAAGGATAAATTCACGATTGTCGTTACAGATGAAGACGGCAATGAGGAAGAGATTACAATTGAAGTTGGCGTCGATGAAGTGCCTAAGGGCACGGTTACTGAGCCAACTGACAAAGGCAACAACAGCGGACTTCCCGGCAAGCTTCCACAGACCGGAGAAGAAAGTCCTCTCCCGCTGTATCTGACTGGCGGCGGCTTGATTATTCTGGGAGTTATACTGTCCAGAAGATTCAATGCCCGCAAGAAAATGTAG
- a CDS encoding RNA polymerase sigma factor encodes MEETEWISAVLSGEHQTFGNLVTRYQGMVYSVCIKITGEAESAKDMAQEVFIKAYKALPTFRGQSSFSTWLYRIAYRTCLDWKRANDREWRHRSTADYTENDWVTSQTPEQAVLRKEASRELGENLNSLAEPYRSVVQLYYFQRHSYQEIAEQKGISVKTVESQLYRARQMMRKSGEEWR; translated from the coding sequence TTGGAAGAGACGGAGTGGATCAGTGCTGTGCTAAGCGGTGAGCATCAGACCTTCGGGAATCTGGTGACCCGTTATCAAGGCATGGTATATAGTGTGTGTATCAAAATTACAGGAGAAGCCGAGTCTGCCAAGGATATGGCTCAGGAAGTCTTCATCAAAGCCTATAAAGCTCTTCCCACCTTCAGAGGACAGTCTTCCTTCTCCACCTGGCTGTACCGGATTGCTTACCGCACCTGTCTGGACTGGAAACGGGCCAATGACCGGGAATGGCGGCACCGGAGTACGGCAGATTACACAGAGAATGACTGGGTGACTTCACAGACACCTGAACAGGCAGTGCTTCGCAAGGAGGCCTCCCGTGAGCTGGGTGAGAACCTGAATAGTCTGGCGGAACCGTACCGGTCGGTTGTGCAGCTGTACTATTTTCAGCGACACTCGTATCAGGAGATTGCTGAACAAAAAGGGATTTCAGTTAAAACGGTTGAATCGCAGCTCTATCGGGCCAGACAGATGATGCGCAAAAGCGGGGAGGAATGGCGATGA
- a CDS encoding response regulator: protein MIQALLVDDERLALMKLKKMLEELTTINVIAAYTDPSEAVNAAPLLRPDVIFLDIDMPEMNGVQAAEAMQRLCPQASIVFVTAHNSYAIEAFELYALDYVLKPVQRGRLLKTIERLEERVSQAQDDSRKPAQTVMIRSFQSLRFERSGQPLPNIRWRTTKAQELFAYLFHNRNRFVSKDTLTDLLWPDFNLKKASTHLYTTIYQVRQSLKQAEIDLQISNASGGEGYTLETGSLLIDNYEWEKGILTQDAINKDNYEEHQRLFDFYSGDYLNDYDYLWAEGERQRLRTIWLHHAMNIAEFYVDSGRIPEAVTVYQRVVQLQPYFEQGHLGLMKVYDSIGERSAVEEQYHILTDLLKRELGVKPPASIKRWYDEWKHLNLRSM from the coding sequence ATGATTCAGGCCTTGCTGGTAGATGATGAACGGCTTGCTCTTATGAAGCTGAAAAAGATGCTGGAAGAACTGACAACTATAAATGTAATCGCTGCTTATACTGATCCCTCCGAGGCGGTCAATGCAGCTCCGCTGCTACGCCCTGATGTGATTTTTCTCGACATTGATATGCCTGAGATGAATGGCGTCCAGGCTGCGGAGGCCATGCAAAGGCTGTGCCCGCAGGCAAGCATCGTATTTGTGACTGCCCATAACAGCTACGCCATCGAAGCGTTCGAGCTTTATGCGCTTGACTATGTTCTTAAGCCTGTACAGCGGGGCCGTCTGCTGAAGACCATTGAGCGGCTGGAGGAGCGTGTCAGCCAGGCACAGGATGATTCCCGCAAGCCTGCGCAGACGGTCATGATCCGCAGCTTCCAGTCACTAAGATTCGAACGCAGCGGCCAGCCGCTGCCCAATATCCGCTGGCGCACCACCAAGGCACAGGAATTATTCGCTTATTTATTTCATAACCGCAACCGGTTCGTAAGCAAAGATACCTTAACCGATCTGCTGTGGCCCGATTTCAATCTCAAGAAGGCCTCCACTCATCTTTATACAACGATTTATCAGGTTCGGCAATCCCTGAAGCAGGCAGAGATCGATCTGCAGATCAGCAATGCCAGCGGGGGAGAAGGCTACACCCTGGAGACCGGCAGCCTGCTGATAGATAACTACGAATGGGAGAAGGGCATTCTGACTCAAGATGCCATCAATAAGGACAACTATGAGGAGCATCAGCGGTTGTTCGATTTCTATTCGGGCGACTATCTGAACGATTACGATTACCTCTGGGCTGAAGGGGAACGGCAGCGTCTACGGACCATCTGGCTGCATCACGCAATGAATATCGCCGAATTCTATGTCGACAGCGGCCGGATACCGGAAGCAGTTACCGTGTACCAGAGGGTGGTGCAACTCCAGCCTTATTTTGAACAGGGGCATCTCGGGCTGATGAAGGTCTACGACAGCATCGGGGAGCGTTCAGCGGTAGAGGAGCAATATCATATTCTGACGGATTTACTGAAGCGGGAGCTCGGCGTGAAGCCGCCCGCGAGTATTAAGCGCTGGTATGACGAATGGAAGCATCTTAACCTCAGAAGTATGTGA